The genomic region CTGACAACCTTTGAGGAAAAAGCAAAAATGTTGGAATCATTTGGTGTGGATCATTTGGTGACTATACCTTTTACCAAGGAATTTTCCCAGTTGACCGGGGAAGAATTTGTCCAGCAAATATTGGTCGAAAAGATTCAAACCAGGAAGTTGGTTATTGGTTATGATCACCGTTTTGGCAAAAACCGGGAAGGCAGTTTTGATCATCTCCAGGCCAACAAGGAAAAATATGGGTTTGACATTGAAGAAATCCCAAGGGCCGATGTAGATCATGTTGGAATTTCAAGTACCAAAATCCGGATGGCCCTGGAATCAGGGGAAATCCAGGTGGCTAATGAATTTTTGGGCAGGGAATATGAAATCAATGGGATTGTTATCAAAGGCCAACAAATAGGAAGGTCAATTGATTTTCCCACGGCCAACATCCATGTACCTAGTAATTATAAATTGATCCCCAGTGATGGGGCTTATGCAGTCCACATTAAAGTAAAGGATGAAATTTACCAGGGAATGCTTAATATAGGCAACCGGCCCACCGTGGATGGATTGGAAAAAACCATCGAAGTTCATTTATTTGACTATGAGGGCAATCTTTATGATCAGCAAATCACAGTTTATTTTAAAGAATTTTTGAGACCGGAAAGAAAATTTGCAAATTTAGATGAATTAAAAGCCCAATTGGAGAAAGACAAGCAAAAAGCAAAGCAAATTTTTAATTAATTTCTTAGCCAAAACAAGGAACATGATCAATAAAACAGTAAAAAATGCAGAAGAAGCTGTTCGGGATATTCCCAGCAATGCAGTTTTGATGTTGGGTGGTTTTGGCCTTTGCGGAATTCCTGAGAATTGTATCCAAGCCCTTTTGGAAAAGGACATTTCCGGTTTGACCTGCATTTCCAACAATGCTGGCGTAGATGATTTTGGCATTGGATTGATGCTGGTCAAAAGGATGGTCAAAAAAATGATCTCCAGCTATGTTGGCGAAAATGTAGAGTTTGAAAGACAATTATTAAGTGGAGAACTGGAAGTAGAATTGATTCCCCAAGGCACCCTGGCAGAAAGAACCCGGGCAGGAGGAGCCGGCATTCCAGCCTTTTTCACTCCTGCAGGCGTAGGAACGGAAGTGGCAGCTGGAAAAGAAATCAGGGAATTTGACGGAAAATTATACATTTTAGAAAGATGGCTAAAGGCAGACTTTTCATTGGTAAAGGCATGGAAGGGAGATACAGCAGGGAATCTCATATTTAAAGGAACAGCAAGGAATTTTAACCCCATGATGGCAGCTGCAGGTAAAATCACAATAGCTGAAGTGGAAGAATTGGTTCCTGCGGGGGAATTGGATCCCAATCAAATCCATACCCCTGGGATTTTTGTCCAGCGGATTTTCCAGGGAAGGGATTATGAAAAACGGATAGAAAAAAGGACTATCCGGGAAAAATAAAATTTCCATTTTTAAGCAACTTTAAATCCAAAATAATGCTCAATAAGGAACAAATAGCACAGCGCATTGCCCGTGAAATAAAAAATGGCCAATATATTAATTTGGGAATTGGAATTCCCACCCTCGTGGCCAATTATATTCCCGATGAACTGGAAGTTGTGCTTCATTCTGAAAATGGGCTTTTGGGCGTTGGCCCCTTCCCTACCGAGGACAAAGTGGACCCTGACCTGATCAATGCCGGAAAACAAACCATCAGCATGGTCAAAGGTTCAGCACTTTTTAATTCGTCAGATTCCTTTGCAATGATCCGGGGAGGCCATGTTGATCTTACCATATTAGGGGCCATGGAAGTTTCCGAAAACGGGGATATTGCCAACTGGAAAATACCAGGAAAGATGGTCAAAGGAATGGGGGGTGCCATGGATTTGGTAGCTGCAGCCCAAAATATTATTGTTGCTATGCAACATTGCAGCAAATCCGGTCAATCCAAATTATTGAAAAAATGCACCCTGCCTATTACTGGGATTAAATGTGTCAATAAAATTGTAACGGATTTGGCTGTGTTAAAGGTTTTGCCTGAGGGAGGTTTCAAACTTTTGGAAAGAGCTCCAGGGGTAAGTATCGAGGAAATCCAATCTAAAACAGAGGGAAGACTGATCGTCTCTGGGGAAGTTACGGAAATGAAATTGGTTTAATTGGAATTTTCAAGAATCACCTCATTTTTCAACTTTTGTCCAATAAACAGAACGGCCGAATGCCGGCAAACCTAAATATCCCCTAACTTCTATGGTTAATGTATCCTTTACTTTGATCTGACAATTATAGGTTGATCCACTTTGGGGATCATACAACTTCCCCCCTTCCCAATTACCATCTTCATATTTTAATCCCCAGACTATAGGAATTCCCAATATGGGCCTTTTACGGAGATTAGGATTTTTGTTATTTTCATCAACTTTTGTTTTTCCACTTTTCAAGGAATCTTTAAGCCAAATAATTTCACCAAAATATCCTTGTTCATTTTTTGAAAATCCTATCAATGCAGCTTTTTCCTCGGTGTACCAAGACCCTAGGATAAAATCCGCTGGCGGGTCATTTGATAAACCTGTCAAAATAAATATCAGTTTTATTATTAAATGCATAAGTTTTACTTTTCTGGATTAATTAACTGGAAAGTTTCAAAAGTGTTTAAGCTGAGTCCCTGGAATATTTCAAACAACCCAATTCTGGGCTTAAATGACTTTAACGAGTGGTTAATTTATGTCATTGGTATAGTTCTATTTAGTAAATGGGGCAACTCAATTATCCTAATCAAAATCTTGTATACTTGTTTGGCCTTATTATTCTTTTCTATTCTTATAAGAAGGAAAATTATTCTTTGCGATGAAAAATGGAAGTAGGATTAGTTTTAATTTAAAACTTCATGAACTCCCCAATTTGTTTACTATTTTTGCAGTTTATTATCCAACATTGCATTATGAAAAACTCTGAGATAAATTTTAAAGTAAACCTGGACGAAAAAAATCTTCCAAAATCCATTGAATGGGATGCCACTGATAAGGAAAGTGAAGGTGCTGAATCTACTAAAAGCATTAGTTTAAATATATGGGACAACCTAAATCACAGTACCCTAAGGATTGATCTTTGGACTGAGGATATGTCTATGGCCGAAATGAAAAGGTTTTATATAGATATTTTGGGAGGTATGGCGCAAACTCTCCTAAATAGTACCGGAGATGAATATATGTCTGAGGAAATTAAGGATCTTTGTGACCGTTTGGTAACCCATGTAAATGAAGAAAATAAGAAAGGAAATAAATAAAGCATTATTTTAACTACATTCTCCTCGAAGGCAACCACCAAAATGGTTGCTTTTTTTTTGATTTCTTCCTATTCATTTGCTGATTTTATTTCTTTTACTGGGACAGCTTATATTATCACCCCAAAATAATCCAATAAAAAGCCCTATTAATCAACTTATTAAGTTATATTTAATATAAGCAACGCCACAAAAATTAACCAAAAATGTCCAACCCAATTCCCAATATTAATCATGAAAACTTTTTTTTCAATTGGATGTTTGCCAGTTATATTGCTGTCAATATTCTTGTCCTTTTTTACCGATAATGTCATTGCCCAAACCAGCATTTCAGGGTCGGTAAAAGATGGGGAAAATAATGAACCTTTGATTGGGGTT from Echinicola jeungdonensis harbors:
- a CDS encoding bifunctional riboflavin kinase/FAD synthetase, which encodes MKIYEGLEHFKPVNNAVVTSGTFDGVHLGHQKILARIRDIANKIKGETVLITFWPHPRLILYPEEHNLRLLTTFEEKAKMLESFGVDHLVTIPFTKEFSQLTGEEFVQQILVEKIQTRKLVIGYDHRFGKNREGSFDHLQANKEKYGFDIEEIPRADVDHVGISSTKIRMALESGEIQVANEFLGREYEINGIVIKGQQIGRSIDFPTANIHVPSNYKLIPSDGAYAVHIKVKDEIYQGMLNIGNRPTVDGLEKTIEVHLFDYEGNLYDQQITVYFKEFLRPERKFANLDELKAQLEKDKQKAKQIFN
- a CDS encoding CoA transferase subunit A, with protein sequence MINKTVKNAEEAVRDIPSNAVLMLGGFGLCGIPENCIQALLEKDISGLTCISNNAGVDDFGIGLMLVKRMVKKMISSYVGENVEFERQLLSGELEVELIPQGTLAERTRAGGAGIPAFFTPAGVGTEVAAGKEIREFDGKLYILERWLKADFSLVKAWKGDTAGNLIFKGTARNFNPMMAAAGKITIAEVEELVPAGELDPNQIHTPGIFVQRIFQGRDYEKRIEKRTIREK
- a CDS encoding CoA transferase subunit B yields the protein MLNKEQIAQRIAREIKNGQYINLGIGIPTLVANYIPDELEVVLHSENGLLGVGPFPTEDKVDPDLINAGKQTISMVKGSALFNSSDSFAMIRGGHVDLTILGAMEVSENGDIANWKIPGKMVKGMGGAMDLVAAAQNIIVAMQHCSKSGQSKLLKKCTLPITGIKCVNKIVTDLAVLKVLPEGGFKLLERAPGVSIEEIQSKTEGRLIVSGEVTEMKLV
- a CDS encoding DUF2147 domain-containing protein → MHLIIKLIFILTGLSNDPPADFILGSWYTEEKAALIGFSKNEQGYFGEIIWLKDSLKSGKTKVDENNKNPNLRKRPILGIPIVWGLKYEDGNWEGGKLYDPQSGSTYNCQIKVKDTLTIEVRGYLGLPAFGRSVYWTKVEK
- the gldC gene encoding gliding motility protein GldC, with the protein product MKNSEINFKVNLDEKNLPKSIEWDATDKESEGAESTKSISLNIWDNLNHSTLRIDLWTEDMSMAEMKRFYIDILGGMAQTLLNSTGDEYMSEEIKDLCDRLVTHVNEENKKGNK